One genomic window of bacterium includes the following:
- a CDS encoding cbb3-type cytochrome c oxidase subunit I yields MSPRTFPTAETGNTMARRWLTVSVFSLVLAGLFSIVLVIGRTPPLDRYLPDADLFKRSLVVHVNLAFVVWFYAFLGTLSSVVASPGPRKTFTHAGPAAAVAGIFLIVAVPFVTWAPPVLSNYVPVVDHPAFLFGLALFGASLLPGFAALFRRNATSCRETCVPRATAHGVRAAAIAFVLAIATFAAAALAMPAGMPADARYEIVFWGGGHVLQFANVAAMTACWFLLLGAALGREPIGGRTARALYAVFLLPLVLAPYAAYHGIQTGSYRFAFTRLMQFGIFPVVMAILALCVRAIVRERRNGLDLRGAWRSPWLPGFAASAALSVAGFAFGAAIKGSNTVIPAHYHASIGAVTVAFMSASYLFVHRWGYLPDRASVRRAACWQPAIYGFGQVVFALGFGLAGMQGLARKTYGAEQHIRTGVEKLGLGIMATGGAFAVAGGILFLWIMAHAYRTARERTTAGNHGRISWPLKIATGIFFRN; encoded by the coding sequence ATGAGTCCGCGGACTTTCCCCACCGCCGAAACCGGCAACACGATGGCGCGACGCTGGTTGACGGTCTCCGTATTCAGCCTCGTTCTGGCGGGCCTGTTTTCGATCGTGCTCGTCATCGGCCGCACGCCGCCGCTTGATCGGTATCTGCCCGACGCGGACCTGTTCAAGCGTTCGCTCGTCGTCCACGTGAATCTGGCGTTCGTTGTGTGGTTCTACGCATTCCTCGGCACCCTTTCGTCCGTCGTGGCTTCACCCGGGCCGCGTAAGACGTTTACCCATGCCGGGCCGGCGGCCGCGGTCGCCGGCATTTTTCTGATCGTGGCCGTGCCATTTGTCACATGGGCGCCGCCGGTTTTGTCGAACTACGTCCCGGTCGTTGACCATCCCGCGTTTCTGTTTGGCCTGGCCTTGTTTGGCGCGTCGCTCCTGCCGGGTTTCGCGGCGCTGTTTCGCCGAAACGCCACGTCTTGCCGCGAGACGTGCGTTCCGCGGGCCACGGCGCACGGCGTCCGCGCGGCGGCGATCGCGTTCGTGCTGGCGATCGCGACGTTCGCCGCGGCCGCACTTGCCATGCCGGCCGGAATGCCTGCGGACGCGCGGTACGAGATCGTTTTCTGGGGCGGCGGGCACGTCTTGCAGTTCGCGAACGTCGCTGCGATGACGGCGTGCTGGTTCCTGCTTCTTGGCGCCGCGCTGGGACGCGAGCCGATCGGCGGGCGCACTGCGCGGGCGTTGTACGCCGTGTTCCTTCTGCCGCTCGTCCTTGCGCCTTATGCGGCGTACCACGGAATTCAGACGGGATCGTACCGGTTCGCGTTCACGCGGCTGATGCAGTTCGGCATCTTTCCCGTGGTGATGGCGATCCTCGCGCTGTGCGTGCGCGCCATCGTTCGCGAACGTCGCAACGGCCTTGACCTTCGCGGCGCGTGGCGGTCCCCCTGGCTGCCCGGATTCGCGGCGAGCGCCGCGCTTTCCGTGGCGGGCTTTGCGTTCGGCGCGGCCATCAAGGGCTCCAATACCGTCATCCCCGCGCACTACCACGCGTCGATCGGCGCGGTGACGGTGGCGTTCATGTCCGCGTCGTATCTTTTCGTTCATCGATGGGGATACCTGCCCGACCGCGCGTCGGTGCGGCGCGCGGCGTGCTGGCAACCGGCGATCTACGGATTCGGACAGGTGGTCTTCGCGCTCGGATTCGGGCTCGCGGGCATGCAGGGCCTGGCGCGCAAGACCTACGGCGCCGAGCAACACATCCGGACCGGGGTCGAGAAGCTCGGACTAGGAATCATGGCGACCGGCGGCGCGTTCGCGGTGGCCGGCGGCATTTTGTTTCTTTGGATCATGGCGCACGCGTACCGGACGGCGCGCGAACGCACGACGGCAGGAAACCACGGGAGGATTTCATGGCCCTTGAAGATAGCGACCGGCATCTTTTTCAGAAACTGA
- a CDS encoding Ku protein, with the protein MARPTWKGHLSFGLVNVPVALFPAEERSELSFHMVDSRNRARVRYERVNAETGEEVPWEDIVKAYEYEEGEYVLLDDEDFKRAALESSQTIEIEDFVDRESIPIVYFDKPYYLVPGKKAEKAYAILREAIRRSGKVGIAKVVIRTRQHLSAVGVEGDMIVLELLRFHEEIRDPKDYDVPHEKLEALKITKKEIDLAQKLVDAMSADWEPEKYHDEYRDKLVAWIEKKAKSGGKVPPPIAEKEEAPGAKVIDMMELLNKSVKESAKKKKAKSPPPKQPQRARRAP; encoded by the coding sequence ATGGCCAGACCGACCTGGAAGGGCCACCTATCGTTCGGGCTCGTCAACGTTCCGGTCGCGCTTTTTCCGGCCGAGGAGCGCTCGGAACTGTCGTTTCACATGGTCGATTCGCGCAACCGCGCGCGCGTGCGTTACGAGCGCGTCAACGCGGAAACCGGCGAGGAAGTGCCCTGGGAAGACATCGTCAAGGCGTACGAATACGAGGAAGGCGAATACGTCCTGCTCGACGACGAGGATTTCAAGCGGGCGGCTCTGGAATCATCGCAGACGATCGAGATCGAGGATTTCGTCGACCGCGAGTCGATTCCGATCGTCTATTTCGACAAGCCCTACTACCTCGTGCCGGGCAAGAAGGCCGAGAAGGCGTACGCGATCCTGCGCGAGGCGATCCGCCGTTCGGGCAAGGTGGGCATCGCGAAGGTCGTCATCCGCACGCGCCAGCACCTTTCCGCCGTGGGCGTGGAAGGCGACATGATTGTGCTGGAGCTGCTGCGTTTCCATGAGGAGATCCGCGACCCGAAAGACTACGACGTGCCGCACGAAAAGCTCGAAGCGCTGAAGATCACGAAAAAGGAGATCGACCTCGCGCAAAAGCTCGTCGACGCGATGAGCGCGGATTGGGAGCCGGAGAAGTACCACGACGAATACCGCGACAAGCTGGTCGCGTGGATCGAGAAGAAAGCCAAATCCGGCGGCAAGGTTCCCCCGCCGATCGCGGAGAAGGAAGAGGCGCCGGGGGCCAAGGTCATCGACATGATGGAGCTGCTCAACAAGTCGGTGAAGGAATCCGCGAAGAAGAAAAAGGCCAAAAGCCCGCCGCCAAAACAGCCACAGCGCGCGCGCCGGGCGCCGTAG
- a CDS encoding polysaccharide deacetylase family protein, which translates to MTVTDDRPFWCHVDVDSLESIYEFRRRHRPPECDRFFETGITGAIEFFASRNITATFFIVARDLGDPFKRRVIEQARDAGHRIASHSMNHALLAGLAMRDRREEIAGSRARIEDALGVPVRGFRFPGYSLDRESLEIVRDAGYDYDSSMFANKRFCRRMGFAHVSYVPFEPFEGVDFIEFPLPRVGSFLPPFHPCYAFYLSRAYFDRSFAWFARRASSMTLLFHLTDFAEPAIAHQTPDMRFYANGFISVAAKSRFLTRLIETVRTRYASAVTEDWIDRRRLDLAR; encoded by the coding sequence GTGACCGTCACCGACGATCGCCCGTTCTGGTGTCATGTCGATGTCGACAGCCTGGAGTCGATCTACGAGTTCCGGCGGCGTCACCGCCCGCCGGAATGCGACCGGTTTTTCGAAACCGGAATCACCGGCGCGATTGAGTTTTTCGCCTCCCGGAATATCACCGCCACGTTTTTCATCGTCGCGCGGGATCTCGGCGATCCGTTCAAGCGCCGTGTGATCGAGCAGGCGCGCGACGCCGGACATCGCATCGCGAGCCACAGCATGAACCATGCGCTGCTGGCCGGCCTGGCCATGCGGGACAGGCGAGAGGAGATCGCGGGGTCCAGGGCGCGCATCGAGGATGCGCTCGGCGTCCCCGTGCGCGGATTTCGTTTTCCGGGCTACTCCCTCGACCGCGAGTCGCTGGAAATCGTGCGGGACGCGGGTTACGACTATGACTCGTCGATGTTCGCGAACAAGCGGTTTTGCCGGCGGATGGGATTCGCGCATGTGTCGTACGTTCCGTTCGAACCTTTTGAGGGTGTGGATTTCATCGAATTCCCGCTTCCGCGCGTCGGGTCGTTTCTGCCGCCATTTCACCCCTGCTATGCTTTTTATCTTTCGCGCGCCTACTTTGATCGCTCATTCGCCTGGTTCGCCCGGCGCGCGTCGAGCATGACGCTGCTGTTTCACCTGACCGATTTCGCCGAGCCTGCAATCGCGCACCAGACTCCGGACATGCGTTTTTACGCCAACGGTTTCATTTCGGTCGCCGCCAAGTCGCGCTTTCTTACGCGCCTGATCGAAACAGTGCGAACCCGGTATGCAAGCGCGGTGACGGAGGACTGGATCGACCGAAGGCGGCTGGACCTGGCTCGATAA
- a CDS encoding response regulator, whose amino-acid sequence MVSAPIEILLVEDNPADVDLTRESLSASKISNNLSVAPDGEEALKFLNREPPYEYAPRPDLILLDLNLPRKHGKEVLAEIKGSPTLHMIPVVILTSSDAEADILKSYDLHANCFITKPVDLHSFTRIVHAIESFWFAVVKLPFR is encoded by the coding sequence ATGGTGAGCGCCCCGATCGAAATCCTGCTTGTCGAGGACAACCCCGCGGACGTGGACCTGACGCGCGAAAGCCTGTCCGCGAGCAAGATCAGCAACAATCTCTCCGTCGCGCCGGACGGCGAGGAGGCGCTGAAATTCCTGAATCGCGAGCCGCCCTACGAATACGCGCCGCGGCCGGATCTGATCCTGCTCGACCTCAACCTGCCGCGAAAACACGGCAAGGAGGTGCTGGCGGAGATCAAGGGATCGCCGACACTGCACATGATCCCGGTCGTCATCCTCACGTCGTCCGACGCCGAGGCCGATATCCTCAAGAGCTACGACCTGCACGCCAACTGCTTCATCACCAAGCCCGTTGACCTCCATTCCTTCACGCGCATCGTGCATGCGATTGAGTCGTTCTGGTTCGCGGTCGTCAAACTCCCTTTCCGATAG
- a CDS encoding transposase, whose amino-acid sequence MPRLARIVIEGLPHHVTQRGNNRQDVFFTDADREIYLDLLRAETRRFGVAVMGYCLMTNHVHLIVIPENAAGLAKAMGRTHYRYAMTINRLHGRTGHIWQNRFFSCPLDRPHAWAALRYVERNPVRAKMTRVPWTYPWSSANAHCEGEDPRHVLDFDEWARRSAGSDWKAWLTEHDDPELIAKMRLSTHTGRPLASDSLLSKIESTLNRRLRPLPVGRPKGGPNK is encoded by the coding sequence ATGCCCCGTCTCGCGCGCATCGTCATCGAAGGCTTGCCGCACCACGTCACGCAGCGCGGCAACAACCGGCAGGACGTTTTTTTCACGGACGCCGACCGCGAGATTTATCTCGACCTGCTACGCGCGGAGACGCGGCGCTTCGGCGTCGCGGTCATGGGCTACTGCCTGATGACGAACCACGTCCACCTGATCGTCATACCCGAGAACGCCGCCGGCCTGGCGAAAGCGATGGGCCGCACGCACTATCGTTACGCCATGACGATCAATCGTCTGCATGGGCGAACCGGCCACATTTGGCAAAACCGCTTTTTTTCGTGCCCGCTCGACCGCCCGCACGCGTGGGCGGCGCTGCGTTACGTGGAACGCAATCCCGTCCGCGCGAAGATGACGCGCGTCCCGTGGACGTATCCGTGGTCGAGCGCGAACGCGCATTGCGAGGGCGAGGATCCGCGCCACGTGCTTGACTTCGACGAATGGGCGCGCCGATCCGCCGGTAGCGACTGGAAGGCGTGGCTGACCGAACACGACGACCCCGAACTCATTGCGAAGATGCGCCTGAGCACGCACACCGGACGACCCCTCGCGTCCGATTCCCTTCTCTCCAAAATCGAATCCACCCTCAACCGACGATTACGCCCGCTGCCCGTCGGAAGACCGAAGGGCGGCCCCAATAAATAG
- a CDS encoding PAS domain-containing protein, with amino-acid sequence MSTNENPSPTTSQLLELYQTLFQELPIGIVILELPNPDDAASLVMLGFNPAGRKIARSYVPEDLEGKRLADQFPNVFETVLPRKCVEAIRTGRALQIGLIPYRHAGSPEGTYDAAIVPLPKNRVAVMFTDVSDRIQREEEARVAESRYRTIYEATGVAIFEEDFTDVFKEIEKLRATGVIDVAGYYEKHEIELRDVLSRIRVLDVNAAALTLFEAASKEELLASLDKVMTPVAYPSLREQLAAFARGETSFRTQAPRGTLRENTVEIITTVTLYRERDNTVHAVGSMVDVTAKVRAERDLWRNNLFLESIIENIPDMIFIKDAKKLRFVRFNKAGEELLGFDRRELIGKTDFDFFPKDQAEFFTNKDRQVLLGERILDIPEEPIQTRLKGERWLHTKKIPIKTETGRPLFLLGISEDITERKMADAELRKRTEELAASNRDLEQFAYAASHDMQEPLRMVASYTQLLAQRYEGQLDEKADQYIRYAVDGSKRMQQLINDLLSFSRVGTRARPPERVNTSVVVDRALENLAGAIQESGARVTHDDLPDVVADREQLVQLFQNLIGNAIKFRRDEAPRVHVAASPGDGHFEFTVKDNGIGIAAEHLEKIFGVFQRLHSRGDYPGSGIGLAIAKKIVERHDGKIWVESTPGEGTAFHFTLPAPDAER; translated from the coding sequence ATGTCGACGAACGAGAATCCATCTCCGACGACCTCGCAACTGCTGGAGCTTTACCAGACGCTCTTCCAGGAGCTGCCGATCGGCATCGTCATCCTGGAGCTTCCGAATCCCGATGACGCCGCCTCGCTTGTCATGCTCGGGTTCAATCCTGCCGGGCGGAAGATCGCGCGCTCCTACGTTCCCGAGGATCTCGAAGGGAAACGGCTCGCGGACCAATTCCCCAACGTGTTTGAAACCGTGCTGCCCCGGAAGTGCGTCGAGGCGATCCGCACGGGGCGCGCCCTGCAGATCGGCCTGATTCCCTACCGGCACGCCGGCTCGCCGGAGGGAACCTACGACGCGGCCATCGTTCCGCTTCCCAAAAACCGCGTCGCCGTGATGTTCACCGACGTGAGCGACCGCATTCAACGCGAGGAAGAAGCGCGCGTCGCGGAATCGCGGTACCGGACGATCTACGAGGCCACCGGCGTCGCGATCTTCGAGGAGGATTTCACCGACGTCTTCAAGGAAATCGAGAAGCTCCGCGCGACCGGCGTCATCGACGTCGCGGGGTATTATGAAAAGCACGAGATCGAACTTCGGGATGTCCTTTCACGGATCCGCGTGCTCGATGTGAACGCCGCCGCGCTCACGCTGTTCGAGGCCGCCTCCAAGGAAGAGCTGCTCGCCTCGCTCGACAAGGTCATGACGCCCGTGGCCTATCCCTCGCTGCGCGAGCAACTGGCGGCGTTCGCGCGCGGGGAGACGAGCTTTCGCACGCAGGCGCCGCGCGGCACGTTGCGCGAAAATACCGTGGAGATCATCACCACCGTCACGCTCTACCGCGAGCGCGACAACACCGTCCACGCCGTCGGCAGCATGGTGGACGTCACCGCCAAGGTGCGCGCCGAACGCGACCTGTGGCGCAACAACCTGTTCCTCGAGTCGATCATCGAGAACATCCCCGACATGATCTTCATCAAGGACGCCAAGAAGCTGCGTTTCGTGCGTTTCAACAAGGCCGGCGAGGAGCTGCTGGGATTCGATCGCCGCGAACTGATCGGCAAGACCGACTTCGACTTCTTTCCCAAGGATCAGGCCGAATTCTTCACGAACAAGGACCGCCAGGTTCTCCTTGGCGAACGCATTCTCGACATTCCCGAAGAGCCGATCCAGACGCGCCTGAAAGGCGAGCGCTGGCTGCATACCAAGAAGATCCCGATCAAGACCGAAACCGGGCGGCCTTTGTTTCTGCTTGGCATCTCGGAGGACATCACCGAACGCAAGATGGCTGACGCCGAATTGCGAAAACGCACCGAGGAGCTCGCGGCGTCGAACCGCGACCTGGAGCAGTTCGCCTACGCGGCGTCGCACGACATGCAGGAGCCGCTGCGGATGGTCGCAAGCTACACGCAACTGCTGGCCCAACGTTACGAGGGGCAGCTCGACGAAAAGGCCGATCAGTACATCCGCTACGCGGTGGACGGCTCCAAACGCATGCAGCAGCTTATCAACGACTTGCTGAGTTTCTCTCGCGTCGGAACGCGCGCGCGGCCGCCGGAGCGCGTCAACACATCGGTCGTGGTCGATCGCGCGCTCGAGAATCTGGCCGGCGCGATCCAGGAATCGGGTGCCCGAGTGACGCACGACGACCTGCCGGATGTCGTGGCCGATCGCGAGCAACTCGTGCAGCTTTTCCAGAACCTGATCGGCAATGCGATCAAATTCCGCCGCGACGAGGCGCCGCGCGTGCACGTCGCCGCTTCGCCGGGTGACGGCCACTTCGAATTCACGGTCAAGGACAACGGCATCGGCATCGCGGCGGAGCATCTGGAAAAAATCTTCGGCGTGTTCCAGCGCCTGCATAGCCGCGGAGATTATCCGGGCAGCGGCATCGGCCTTGCCATCGCCAAAAAGATCGTGGAACGGCATGATGGGAAAATCTGGGTGGAATCGACCCCGGGAGAGGGAACGGCGTTTCATTTCACGCTGCCCGCGCCGGACGCAGAAAGGTAG
- the ligD gene encoding DNA ligase D, whose translation MELREYEKKRDFRKTSEPRGQVQTSRSGRLFVVQKHDASRLHFDFRLEHDGVLLSFAIPKGPSLDPGEKRLAVRVEDHPVKYGDFEGVIPEKEYGGGTVMLWDRGTWEPLNDPDEGLKNGDLKFRLDGERLAGAFALVRMKRGDGDGWLLIKKNDEAATKKDILKSADTSVTTGRSMTEIAADADRVWGPEGEEKARPESIAPKKKARVASGAKKSARPALSRMKGAKKASMPKDARPQLATLVDEAPAGAGWIHEIKYDGYRAIARIERGKARLVSRSGKDQTKKFSPIADALADIDVKDAVLDGEVVVLLPDGRTSFQALQNVLSGVDAGRLVYFVFDALHLDGYDLTGAPLSERKRALAAIVPPSDSNAIVRFGGHIEGQGGAVYDNACRLGLEGIVSKRADASYAAGKRTRTWVKVKCTHRQEFVIGGFTEPGGSRQGFGALLVGYHNDGGDLVYAGRVGTGFDDKTLKNLASTLSNIERKTSPFAGELSRADKKGAHFVTPNLVAEVAFTEWTKDGVLRHPSYQGLRADKSAADVVREEPERIAAAASKSDRPPPRERSKGSNDATVAGIRITHPDRVVYPDAGLNKRAIAEYYERVAPAMLAHLANRPLTFLRAPSGVDDGTFFQKHFGDDPPPHTKVVPIREKDGTGNYLVVADARGLVSLVQYGVLEFHAWGCRADRIESPDRLIFDLDPAPDVEWKAVTHAALMLREVFADLGLKSFAKTSGGKGLHVVVPIERRSGWDEAKDFARAIAERVAKNESDRYVATMSKKKREGKIFIDYLRNARGQTAVAPYSLRARAGAPISAPVTWDEVEDGIRGDAITLADIGKRLRRADPWAGIESIRQSITKKALGALGLS comes from the coding sequence ATGGAACTTCGGGAATACGAAAAAAAGCGCGACTTCCGCAAAACCTCCGAGCCGCGCGGGCAGGTGCAAACGAGCCGGTCCGGGCGCCTTTTTGTCGTGCAGAAGCATGACGCCTCGCGGCTGCATTTCGATTTTCGCCTCGAGCACGACGGCGTGCTGTTGAGCTTTGCAATCCCGAAAGGCCCGAGCCTTGACCCGGGCGAGAAGCGCCTTGCGGTGCGCGTCGAGGATCACCCCGTCAAGTACGGCGATTTCGAGGGCGTCATCCCCGAGAAGGAATACGGCGGCGGCACGGTGATGCTGTGGGATCGCGGCACGTGGGAGCCCCTGAACGATCCGGACGAGGGCCTGAAAAACGGCGATCTCAAATTCCGTCTCGATGGCGAGCGCCTCGCCGGCGCGTTCGCGCTCGTCCGCATGAAACGCGGCGACGGAGACGGCTGGCTGCTCATCAAAAAGAACGACGAGGCGGCGACGAAAAAGGACATCCTCAAATCCGCGGACACGAGCGTAACGACCGGGCGTTCCATGACCGAAATCGCGGCCGACGCCGATCGCGTCTGGGGCCCGGAAGGCGAGGAGAAGGCCAGGCCCGAATCGATCGCGCCGAAGAAAAAAGCCCGCGTCGCCTCCGGCGCGAAAAAGTCCGCCCGCCCCGCCCTCTCGAGGATGAAGGGCGCGAAAAAGGCGTCGATGCCGAAAGATGCGCGCCCGCAGCTCGCGACGCTCGTGGACGAGGCGCCGGCGGGCGCCGGGTGGATCCACGAGATCAAATACGACGGCTACCGCGCGATCGCGCGGATCGAGCGCGGCAAGGCGAGGCTCGTCAGCCGCAGCGGCAAGGATCAGACGAAAAAGTTCTCGCCCATCGCGGATGCGCTTGCCGACATCGACGTGAAGGACGCGGTGCTCGACGGCGAGGTCGTCGTGCTGCTCCCCGACGGGCGCACAAGCTTTCAGGCCCTGCAGAACGTGCTGTCCGGCGTCGATGCCGGGCGGCTCGTGTATTTTGTTTTCGACGCGCTCCACCTTGACGGATACGACCTCACCGGCGCGCCGCTTTCCGAGCGCAAACGCGCGCTCGCCGCGATCGTGCCGCCATCAGACTCAAACGCGATCGTGCGTTTCGGAGGTCACATCGAGGGACAGGGCGGCGCCGTGTACGACAATGCGTGCCGGCTTGGCCTGGAGGGCATCGTCAGCAAGCGCGCCGATGCGTCCTACGCCGCGGGCAAGCGCACGCGCACGTGGGTGAAGGTCAAGTGCACGCACCGGCAGGAGTTCGTCATCGGCGGTTTCACCGAGCCCGGCGGATCGCGCCAGGGCTTCGGCGCCTTGCTCGTCGGCTATCACAACGACGGCGGCGATCTGGTATACGCCGGGCGCGTCGGCACGGGATTCGACGACAAGACGCTGAAGAATCTCGCCTCGACGCTGTCGAATATCGAGCGCAAGACCTCTCCGTTCGCGGGCGAGCTTTCGCGCGCGGACAAAAAGGGGGCGCATTTCGTGACGCCGAATCTCGTCGCCGAGGTGGCGTTCACGGAGTGGACGAAGGACGGCGTCCTTCGCCATCCGTCATATCAGGGTCTTCGCGCGGATAAAAGCGCGGCCGACGTGGTGCGCGAGGAACCGGAGCGAATCGCCGCCGCCGCATCAAAATCGGACCGCCCACCGCCGCGCGAGCGATCGAAAGGCTCGAATGACGCGACCGTCGCGGGCATACGCATCACGCACCCGGATCGCGTTGTGTATCCCGACGCCGGCCTGAACAAGCGCGCCATCGCGGAATATTACGAACGCGTCGCGCCCGCGATGCTAGCGCATCTCGCGAACCGTCCGCTGACTTTCCTGCGCGCTCCGTCCGGTGTTGATGACGGCACGTTTTTCCAGAAGCATTTCGGCGACGATCCGCCGCCCCATACGAAGGTGGTGCCGATCCGCGAAAAGGACGGCACGGGAAATTATCTCGTCGTCGCGGATGCGCGCGGCCTGGTGTCGCTCGTGCAATACGGCGTGCTGGAATTTCACGCGTGGGGCTGCCGCGCGGATCGCATCGAGAGCCCGGACCGGTTGATCTTCGATCTCGACCCCGCGCCCGACGTGGAATGGAAGGCGGTGACGCACGCGGCCCTGATGTTGCGCGAGGTGTTCGCGGATCTTGGGCTTAAGAGTTTCGCGAAAACGTCCGGCGGCAAGGGGCTGCACGTCGTCGTGCCGATCGAGCGGCGAAGCGGCTGGGACGAGGCCAAGGACTTCGCGCGCGCGATCGCCGAGCGCGTCGCGAAAAACGAGTCCGATCGCTACGTGGCGACGATGAGCAAGAAAAAGCGCGAGGGGAAAATCTTCATCGACTACCTTCGCAACGCGCGCGGCCAGACCGCCGTGGCGCCTTACTCCTTGCGCGCGCGTGCCGGCGCTCCGATCTCCGCCCCCGTCACCTGGGACGAGGTCGAAGACGGCATTCGCGGCGACGCGATCACGCTGGCGGATATCGGCAAACGGCTTCGTCGCGCGGACCCGTGGGCGGGCATCGAATCGATCCGGCAATCGATCACGAAGAAGGCGTTGGGCGCGCTCGGCTTGTCCTGA
- a CDS encoding B12-binding domain-containing radical SAM protein produces MDSNTQSSFDAGAFAGAVNRSASAMPRRFADALLVVPPTGLYRRDDRCQNRVEEQTVRVVLPPLGLAYAAAFLREAGVSVRLRDFPAERGGWADFLDELTAPVDLLVVQASAPTIAGDYRAFVLARERHPAIATLALTSIFAENAASFLEAHPAVDAVLRSEADRGLFDLGSGVDPADIHGLAFRRDSEIRVNPLRRERIDFSCHPPPARDLFRNDLYRSPLSGRRMTIVETSRGCPFKCVFCPAHTLSGGRLQQRPVEAVLDEIASCVRDFGIREFLFEADTFTLDRPWVMNFSRRIRESGLDIAWAASTRLDSVDEGMLRAMKDAGCYSLGFGIESGNDEHLRRMQKNLSAAQVRAGIALCKRVGIRTHAFFVIGLPWDTKESIADTFRFARELRPDFTDFNIAFPIPNTEFRDQAIDEGLVESAISDRGYSDSPVRTRTLSHADLVRMRRSMLLSMYLRPGYVWRTLRREATSPARLGRVFAAGARRLAQLVSI; encoded by the coding sequence GTGGATTCGAATACGCAATCCAGTTTCGACGCGGGCGCGTTTGCCGGGGCGGTTAACCGATCCGCGAGCGCGATGCCCCGGCGTTTTGCCGATGCGTTGCTCGTCGTTCCGCCGACCGGCCTTTATCGTCGTGATGATCGCTGCCAGAACCGCGTCGAAGAACAGACCGTCCGGGTCGTCCTGCCGCCGCTGGGGCTCGCTTACGCCGCCGCGTTTCTGCGCGAGGCGGGCGTTTCCGTGCGCCTTCGGGATTTCCCCGCCGAGCGGGGCGGGTGGGCCGATTTTCTCGACGAGCTGACGGCGCCGGTCGATCTGCTCGTCGTCCAGGCTTCGGCGCCCACGATCGCAGGCGACTATCGCGCGTTCGTGTTGGCCCGCGAGCGGCATCCCGCGATCGCGACGCTGGCGCTGACATCCATCTTCGCCGAAAACGCCGCGTCATTTCTTGAGGCGCACCCCGCCGTGGACGCCGTCCTGCGCAGCGAGGCGGATCGCGGACTGTTTGACCTCGGAAGCGGCGTCGATCCGGCCGACATCCACGGCCTGGCCTTTCGGCGGGATAGCGAGATCCGCGTCAACCCGTTGCGCCGGGAGCGGATCGATTTCTCGTGCCATCCGCCGCCGGCGCGCGATCTGTTCCGAAACGATCTCTACCGTTCGCCTCTCAGCGGCCGACGGATGACGATCGTCGAGACGAGCCGCGGTTGCCCGTTCAAGTGCGTGTTTTGCCCGGCGCACACCTTGTCCGGAGGTCGCCTTCAGCAACGTCCCGTGGAGGCCGTACTCGACGAAATCGCTTCCTGCGTCCGGGACTTCGGCATTCGCGAGTTTCTTTTCGAGGCCGACACATTCACCTTGGACCGGCCGTGGGTGATGAACTTTTCGCGGCGGATCCGGGAATCCGGTCTTGATATCGCCTGGGCGGCAAGCACGCGTCTTGATTCTGTCGACGAAGGGATGTTGCGCGCGATGAAAGACGCCGGCTGTTATTCGCTTGGTTTCGGCATTGAAAGCGGTAACGACGAGCATCTGCGCCGTATGCAGAAAAACCTCAGCGCCGCGCAGGTCCGGGCGGGCATCGCGCTTTGCAAACGCGTCGGCATTCGCACGCACGCGTTTTTCGTCATCGGCCTGCCGTGGGACACGAAGGAGTCGATCGCGGATACCTTCCGCTTCGCGCGCGAACTCCGTCCGGATTTCACCGACTTCAACATCGCGTTTCCCATTCCGAATACCGAGTTTCGCGACCAGGCGATCGACGAGGGCCTTGTCGAATCGGCGATCAGCGATCGGGGATACTCCGACTCGCCCGTTCGCACGCGAACGCTCTCGCACGCCGATCTCGTCAGGATGCGGCGCTCGATGCTTCTGTCAATGTACCTGCGCCCAGGCTACGTGTGGCGGACGCTTCGTCGCGAGGCGACCTCGCCCGCGCGACTGGGGCGCGTGTTCGCGGCGGGCGCGCGGCGTCTCGCGCAGCTCGTCTCGATATGA
- a CDS encoding Rrf2 family transcriptional regulator produces MLLPQTSQYALRAMACLAALPPGESINSRDLAEVSAIPRRFLSKVMRSLVVAGLVSARKGHHGGFVLARPTKSISFTEILDATHFTMDPTHCAFGFKACDEKNPCPLHPAWKELKEIYGDWAAGTTLSSTVRKKKPAPRGKGSSRRVSGVRTSRARPTPSS; encoded by the coding sequence ATGCTGCTGCCGCAAACAAGTCAGTACGCCTTGCGCGCGATGGCGTGCCTCGCCGCCCTGCCGCCGGGCGAATCCATCAACTCGCGGGATCTCGCGGAGGTGTCCGCCATCCCGCGACGCTTCCTGTCGAAGGTCATGCGTTCGCTTGTCGTCGCCGGCCTCGTGTCCGCGCGCAAGGGGCATCACGGCGGGTTTGTGCTGGCGCGCCCCACGAAGTCGATCAGTTTCACCGAGATCCTGGACGCGACGCACTTCACGATGGACCCGACGCACTGCGCTTTTGGATTCAAGGCCTGCGACGAAAAAAATCCGTGCCCGCTTCATCCCGCGTGGAAAGAGCTGAAAGAGATATACGGAGATTGGGCGGCAGGGACGACGCTTTCGAGCACGGTCCGAAAAAAGAAACCCGCCCCGCGCGGAAAAGGCTCGTCGCGCCGCGTGAGCGGCGTCAGGACAAGCCGAGCGCGCCCAACGCCTTCTTCGTGA